A DNA window from Thalassospiraceae bacterium LMO-JJ14 contains the following coding sequences:
- a CDS encoding ABC transporter ATP-binding protein, whose product MALLEINDLQTQFFTSAGTVKAVDGVSYTVEEGETVAVVGESGSGKSVTAMTIMRLIPWPPGKIVGGSIMFDGQDLLALSEDEMRNIRGRDIGMIFQEPMTSLNPVLTIGMQLTEPMIAHLNMSEEEAMAKAVKLLGMVGISEPDRRLAQYPHHLSGGMRQRVVIAMALACDPKLIIADEPTTALDVTIQAQILELMKNLTRELGVAMIIITHNLGVVARYADRVNVMYAGRIIESGIASDIYHRPRHPYTLALLKSVPRMDRQRTDKLDPVDGQPPDLTKLDAGCSFRPRCRFAQDHCAESFPVLEEIEPGHTSACFEKENLAKEVKEVVG is encoded by the coding sequence GTGGCCCTTCTGGAAATCAATGATCTCCAGACCCAGTTCTTTACGTCGGCTGGGACTGTGAAAGCTGTCGATGGTGTTTCGTACACTGTCGAAGAAGGTGAAACCGTTGCCGTGGTGGGCGAGTCCGGTTCGGGCAAGTCAGTGACGGCGATGACCATCATGCGACTTATTCCTTGGCCGCCCGGCAAGATTGTCGGCGGCTCGATCATGTTCGATGGACAGGATCTGTTGGCGCTTTCAGAAGATGAAATGCGCAACATCCGCGGCCGCGACATCGGCATGATCTTCCAGGAACCGATGACGTCGCTGAACCCCGTTCTGACGATCGGCATGCAGTTGACGGAGCCGATGATCGCGCACCTCAACATGTCCGAGGAAGAAGCCATGGCCAAGGCGGTCAAGCTGCTCGGCATGGTCGGGATTTCGGAACCGGACCGCCGTCTGGCCCAGTATCCGCACCATTTGTCTGGCGGCATGCGGCAGCGTGTGGTGATCGCCATGGCGCTTGCCTGCGACCCGAAACTGATCATCGCCGACGAGCCGACGACCGCGCTCGACGTGACGATCCAGGCGCAGATTCTCGAATTGATGAAGAACCTGACGCGCGAACTCGGCGTGGCGATGATCATCATCACCCACAACCTGGGTGTGGTCGCGCGCTATGCCGACCGGGTCAACGTCATGTACGCCGGGCGGATCATCGAATCCGGCATTGCCAGCGACATTTATCACCGTCCGCGCCATCCCTATACCCTGGCGCTGCTGAAATCGGTGCCGCGCATGGACCGTCAGCGGACCGACAAGCTGGACCCGGTCGACGGGCAGCCGCCCGACCTGACGAAGCTCGACGCGGGCTGCTCGTTCCGGCCGCGTTGCCGTTTTGCGCAGGACCATTGTGCGGAAAGTTTCCCGGTTCTCGAAGAGATCGAGCCCGGTCATACCTCAGCCTGCTTTGAAAAAGAAAATCTGGCTAAAGAAGTGAAGGAAGTTGTGGGATGA
- a CDS encoding ATP-binding cassette domain-containing protein — protein MSEVVSARQGTRTGSSDGFDDVLVDVRNLKMFFPVTEGVFIPKVVAHVKAVNDVSFQIFRGETLGVVGESGCGKTTTGRCILQLEKPTAGEIIFYGDDITKYDSKQMIDVRKKIQVIFQDPYSSLNPRMKVGEIISEPMKVHNIISDDAERRKRVLYLLNVCGLASAFADRYPHEMSGGQRQRVGIARALAMNPEFIICDEAVSALDVSIQAQVINLLEDLRDEFDLTYLFISHDLSVVRHICHRVAVMYLGNLVELADGDELFENPLHPYTRLLLNAVPIPDPDIEKKRAHEIIKGEIPSPINPPPGCVFHPRCPDAVDGCKKDIPQLREVKPGHWVACSEV, from the coding sequence ATGAGCGAAGTTGTGAGCGCGAGGCAGGGCACCCGCACGGGCAGTTCTGACGGGTTCGACGACGTTCTCGTTGACGTTCGTAACCTGAAGATGTTCTTCCCGGTAACCGAAGGTGTGTTTATTCCGAAAGTGGTCGCCCACGTGAAGGCGGTGAATGACGTCAGCTTCCAGATTTTCCGCGGTGAAACGCTGGGTGTTGTCGGCGAATCGGGTTGTGGCAAGACGACGACCGGCCGTTGCATCCTGCAACTGGAAAAGCCGACGGCCGGCGAGATCATTTTCTATGGTGACGACATCACCAAGTATGACTCCAAGCAGATGATCGACGTCCGCAAGAAGATTCAGGTGATCTTCCAGGACCCCTACAGTTCGCTGAACCCACGCATGAAGGTCGGTGAAATCATCTCCGAGCCGATGAAGGTTCACAATATCATCAGCGATGATGCGGAGCGCCGGAAACGGGTTCTTTACCTGTTGAACGTCTGCGGTCTGGCGTCGGCGTTCGCCGATCGTTATCCGCACGAAATGTCGGGCGGTCAGCGTCAGCGTGTCGGGATTGCCCGCGCGCTCGCGATGAACCCGGAATTCATTATTTGCGATGAAGCGGTTTCGGCGCTCGACGTGTCGATCCAGGCTCAGGTCATCAACCTGCTCGAAGATCTGCGCGACGAATTCGATCTGACATACCTGTTTATTTCGCACGATCTCAGTGTCGTTCGCCACATCTGCCACCGCGTCGCCGTGATGTATCTCGGCAACCTTGTCGAACTGGCGGATGGCGATGAGTTGTTCGAGAATCCGCTGCATCCGTATACAAGACTCCTGCTGAACGCGGTGCCGATTCCCGATCCCGATATCGAGAAGAAACGCGCGCACGAGATCATCAAGGGTGAAATCCCCAGCCCGATCAACCCGCCGCCGGGATGCGTATTCCATCCCCGGTGCCCGGATGCGGTCGATGGCTGCAAAAAGGATATCCCGCAATTGCGGGAGGTGAAACCAGGCCACTGGGTGGCCTGTTCAGAGGTGTGA
- a CDS encoding ABC transporter permease, which translates to MTTITESAVEAQVEELGDKTPFFQAALKMARKQPIGVAGLAVVVLMIFASIFAPWLTPYHPEYNDFTAMLTAPNAEYILGTDQFGRDIFTRIIYGARTALFVGFTAATIGAVLGLVLGVASAYFGGIFDLVFQRVMDVFMAFPLIILALAVVATLGTGTENVIIAITIPFVPQCARVVRSNALAIREIPYVDAARALGFGHARIILRHMAPNVMAPFLILFTAFVGQAILLEASLSYLGMGVQEPTPAWGLMLQGGAEEYAESAPWVAIWPGVAISLAVFGFNLFGDAVRDTLDPRLRSR; encoded by the coding sequence ATGACAACCATTACTGAATCAGCTGTTGAAGCACAGGTTGAGGAACTCGGTGATAAAACACCGTTTTTCCAAGCGGCCTTGAAAATGGCCCGCAAGCAGCCGATTGGCGTTGCCGGTCTGGCGGTCGTGGTCCTGATGATTTTCGCCTCGATCTTCGCGCCGTGGCTGACGCCGTACCATCCGGAATACAACGACTTCACAGCTATGCTGACCGCGCCGAATGCCGAATACATTCTCGGCACCGATCAGTTCGGCCGCGATATCTTCACCCGGATTATCTATGGTGCGCGTACGGCCCTGTTCGTCGGCTTCACGGCGGCCACCATCGGTGCCGTGCTGGGCCTCGTGCTCGGTGTCGCTTCGGCGTACTTCGGCGGCATCTTCGATCTGGTCTTCCAGCGCGTCATGGACGTGTTCATGGCGTTCCCGCTGATCATTCTGGCGCTGGCCGTTGTTGCCACGCTGGGGACCGGGACCGAAAACGTGATCATCGCCATTACCATTCCGTTCGTGCCGCAGTGCGCGCGGGTGGTGCGGTCCAACGCACTGGCGATCCGTGAAATACCTTATGTCGATGCGGCGCGTGCGCTCGGTTTCGGCCATGCGCGTATCATCCTGCGTCACATGGCGCCGAACGTCATGGCGCCTTTCCTGATCCTGTTCACCGCCTTCGTCGGTCAGGCGATCCTGCTCGAAGCCTCGCTGTCGTACCTCGGCATGGGCGTGCAGGAGCCGACACCGGCCTGGGGGCTGATGCTTCAGGGCGGGGCCGAGGAATACGCCGAGAGCGCACCTTGGGTCGCGATCTGGCCCGGGGTGGCGATTTCACTCGCCGTGTTCGGGTTCAACCTGTTCGGGGACGCGGTTCGCGATACCCTGGATCCGAGACTGCGCTCGCGCTGA
- the rraA gene encoding ribonuclease E activity regulator RraA → MTDQDIVRCADICDDDPDAQIVELMFYDFAKRPCFHGEAVTFSTYEDNKGIMDILRRGGKGKVLVVDGRGSMRRALCGGNIALEACNQGWEGLIFNGAVRDTHEFAELDFGTKALKSTAMRPRTDGIGLADVELKFGGAVIKPGDYIYADLDCVIVCKKPIH, encoded by the coding sequence ATGACCGACCAAGATATCGTCAGATGCGCCGACATCTGCGACGACGATCCCGATGCGCAAATTGTCGAGTTGATGTTTTACGACTTCGCCAAACGCCCGTGCTTTCACGGCGAGGCGGTGACGTTTTCGACGTACGAGGACAACAAGGGCATCATGGATATCCTGCGTCGCGGCGGAAAGGGCAAGGTGCTGGTGGTCGACGGGCGCGGCTCGATGCGGCGCGCGCTGTGCGGCGGCAATATCGCGCTTGAAGCCTGCAATCAGGGCTGGGAAGGTTTGATCTTCAACGGCGCGGTGCGCGATACCCACGAATTCGCCGAACTGGATTTCGGCACCAAGGCGCTCAAGAGCACGGCAATGCGTCCGCGCACCGACGGCATCGGTCTGGCCGACGTCGAATTGAAGTTCGGCGGCGCGGTGATCAAGCCGGGTGATTATATCTATGCCGATCTGGATTGCGTGATCGTCTGCAAGAAACCGATCCACTGA
- a CDS encoding ABC transporter permease, with product MSKYILKRVLLMIPTLIGAGILVFFLLRLVPGDVCELRFAGTGLYVDQEQIDICRKNLGIDRPLMIQFADFMYGFFTFDYGVSMWTGKPVLEEIGLRFQLSLQIAIMATFVAVIIAIPLGAISAIKQDTWLDYFVRAFSIAGIAIPSFWLGIMIILGLLIVTQEMTGIPWMPPIQYKPIWEDPVHNISQLIWPAVATGYRYSAVATRMTRSALLEVLREDYIRTARAKGLVEKIVINRHALKNSMLPVVTIIGIEFAFLMGGLVVTEQVFNLNGLGMLFVESVTNQDYAMTQYLVMLVVLIFVITNLVIDLAYAWLDPRIRYS from the coding sequence ATGTCTAAGTATATTCTCAAGCGCGTTCTCCTGATGATCCCGACATTGATCGGGGCCGGGATACTCGTGTTCTTCCTGCTGCGGCTCGTCCCGGGGGACGTCTGCGAACTGCGATTCGCCGGTACAGGTCTGTACGTCGATCAGGAACAAATTGACATCTGCCGTAAGAATCTCGGCATTGACCGTCCGTTGATGATTCAGTTTGCCGATTTCATGTATGGCTTCTTCACGTTCGACTACGGTGTGTCCATGTGGACGGGTAAACCTGTCCTTGAAGAAATCGGCCTGCGTTTCCAGCTGTCGTTGCAGATTGCGATCATGGCGACGTTCGTTGCGGTCATTATTGCCATTCCGCTCGGTGCGATTTCGGCCATCAAGCAGGATACCTGGCTCGACTACTTCGTTCGTGCTTTCTCGATCGCCGGCATCGCCATTCCTTCGTTCTGGCTCGGGATCATGATCATTCTGGGCTTGCTGATTGTAACCCAGGAGATGACGGGTATCCCGTGGATGCCACCGATCCAGTACAAACCGATCTGGGAAGATCCTGTGCACAATATTTCCCAGTTGATCTGGCCCGCCGTGGCAACCGGTTACCGCTATTCTGCCGTTGCCACCCGTATGACGCGCTCGGCGCTGCTCGAAGTGCTGCGAGAGGATTATATCCGTACCGCGCGTGCCAAGGGGCTGGTCGAAAAAATTGTCATCAACCGCCACGCGCTGAAAAACTCGATGCTGCCGGTTGTGACCATCATCGGTATCGAATTCGCGTTCCTCATGGGCGGGCTGGTCGTCACCGAGCAGGTCTTCAACCTGAACGGTCTGGGCATGTTATTCGTGGAGAGTGTGACCAACCAGGATTACGCGATGACACAGTATCTGGTGATGCTCGTCGTGCTGATCTTCGTGATCACAAACCTGGTGATCGACCTGGCTTACGCCTGGCTCGACCCGCGTATCCGCTACAGCTAA
- a CDS encoding NAD(P)-dependent oxidoreductase → MSTPSVFGFVGLGQMGGPMATNITQKCGKDVYVYDKAGTAERAPEGAKLANSLGDVLSTADTVFMSVPDGPVSIALAKEIAAAEDRRTSVVVDLSTIGPEAAREAAAILNDAGVTYIDAPVSGGQAGAVAGTITIMWGGPKVVLDAHMDVMDTFTGNVVHCGENPGQGQAVKILNNFLSATAFASTCEAVLYGMSEGVEMKTILDAVNVSTGRNTASMDKFPKRILTETYDCGFATKLQSKDMNLFLKNAKAAGTPLTVAAVVAAIWNGCDAAKPDSDISRIYDYIREKG, encoded by the coding sequence ATGTCCACGCCTTCAGTATTCGGTTTTGTCGGCCTCGGCCAGATGGGCGGCCCGATGGCCACCAACATCACCCAGAAATGCGGCAAGGATGTCTATGTCTATGACAAGGCCGGCACCGCCGAGCGCGCGCCTGAAGGCGCCAAGCTCGCGAACTCGCTGGGCGATGTGCTGAGCACCGCTGATACGGTGTTCATGTCGGTTCCGGACGGGCCGGTCTCGATCGCCCTGGCGAAGGAAATCGCCGCCGCCGAAGACCGCCGTACCAGCGTCGTCGTCGATCTCTCGACGATCGGTCCGGAAGCCGCGCGCGAAGCCGCCGCGATCCTGAACGACGCCGGTGTCACCTATATCGATGCCCCTGTTTCGGGCGGCCAGGCCGGCGCCGTTGCCGGCACCATCACGATCATGTGGGGCGGACCGAAGGTGGTGCTCGACGCGCACATGGACGTTATGGATACGTTCACCGGCAACGTCGTGCATTGCGGCGAGAATCCCGGGCAGGGCCAGGCGGTGAAAATCCTCAACAACTTCCTCTCGGCGACGGCGTTTGCGTCGACCTGCGAGGCCGTCCTTTACGGCATGTCCGAAGGCGTCGAGATGAAGACCATCCTGGATGCGGTCAACGTCTCGACCGGACGCAACACGGCCAGCATGGACAAATTCCCGAAACGGATTCTGACCGAAACCTACGACTGCGGTTTCGCCACCAAGCTGCAGTCCAAGGACATGAACCTGTTCCTCAAGAACGCCAAGGCCGCCGGTACGCCGCTGACGGTCGCGGCCGTCGTCGCCGCCATCTGGAACGGTTGCGATGCCGCCAAGCCGGACAGCGACATCTCGCGGATCTACGATTACATCCGCGAAAAAGGCTGA
- a CDS encoding putative quinol monooxygenase, which yields MSKFAIFVTVKVKDGMVDDFLAHALANATAAVRDEPNCHMFRVMRNQADPQTVHFYEVYTEAGSLDYHRETPHYKAYDSAVADMIAEKSIVKVDLLH from the coding sequence GTGAGTAAATTCGCCATCTTCGTTACCGTCAAAGTCAAGGACGGCATGGTCGACGACTTCCTGGCCCATGCGCTGGCCAATGCGACCGCCGCCGTCAGGGACGAGCCGAACTGCCATATGTTCCGTGTCATGCGCAATCAGGCCGACCCGCAGACGGTGCATTTCTATGAAGTCTATACCGAGGCCGGCAGCCTCGATTACCACCGCGAAACGCCGCACTACAAAGCCTACGACAGCGCCGTCGCCGACATGATCGCGGAAAAATCCATCGTCAAGGTCGACCTTCTGCACTAA
- a CDS encoding alpha-hydroxy acid oxidase has product MSDAENAMSDVESRFPVLHKFVPAARENLDDGAWDYLIGGAETETTQKRNRMALDRLAFRPRVMRDVTALSSHANFLGRDLRLPVILAPIGSLQQFSETGGAGVSKAAGEFGCVHMLSSVCKPGLEAVADAAPDAARIYQLYVRGDAAWVDDHIDRAIDKGYMGFCFTIDLDYYGRRERDKAKGFLSVSRQTQAVGEEYQRSFNWDDFKRVRDKYDIPLILKGIATAEDAEIAVREGCDVIYVSNHGGRQLDHGRGGAAVLPEVVAAVDNKAKIILDGGVMRGADVVKAMALGADAVGIGRLQGLAFAAAGREGVVHMLNLLEEEVQVCLGNLGVLGYDELTPAHVFEEPDTVNAPHALSAFPLLELGY; this is encoded by the coding sequence ATGTCCGATGCTGAGAATGCGATGAGCGATGTCGAAAGCCGGTTTCCGGTGCTGCACAAATTCGTCCCGGCAGCGCGCGAGAACCTCGACGACGGGGCCTGGGATTACCTGATCGGCGGCGCCGAAACGGAAACCACGCAGAAGCGCAACCGCATGGCGCTGGACCGGCTCGCCTTTCGCCCGCGCGTGATGCGCGACGTCACCGCGCTGAGTTCGCACGCGAATTTCCTCGGCCGCGATCTGCGTCTGCCGGTGATCCTGGCGCCGATCGGGTCGCTGCAGCAGTTCAGCGAAACCGGCGGGGCGGGGGTGTCGAAGGCGGCCGGCGAGTTCGGCTGCGTGCACATGCTGAGCTCGGTCTGTAAGCCGGGGCTGGAGGCCGTTGCCGATGCGGCCCCCGATGCGGCCAGGATTTATCAGCTTTATGTACGCGGCGACGCGGCATGGGTCGACGATCACATCGACCGCGCCATCGACAAGGGCTACATGGGGTTCTGCTTTACCATCGATCTGGACTACTACGGGCGGCGCGAGCGCGACAAGGCCAAGGGCTTTCTGTCGGTGTCGCGCCAGACCCAGGCGGTCGGTGAGGAATACCAGCGCTCGTTCAACTGGGATGACTTCAAGCGTGTTCGCGACAAATACGATATCCCGCTGATCCTGAAAGGGATCGCTACCGCCGAGGACGCCGAGATCGCGGTCAGGGAAGGCTGCGACGTTATATATGTGTCGAACCACGGCGGCCGCCAGCTAGATCACGGGCGGGGCGGTGCTGCGGTGCTGCCGGAAGTCGTCGCCGCCGTCGACAACAAGGCGAAGATTATCCTCGATGGCGGCGTCATGCGCGGCGCCGACGTGGTCAAGGCCATGGCGCTGGGGGCGGATGCGGTCGGCATCGGCCGTCTGCAGGGGCTGGCCTTTGCTGCGGCGGGCCGTGAGGGCGTGGTGCACATGTTGAACCTGCTCGAAGAAGAAGTGCAGGTGTGTCTCGGCAATCTGGGTGTTCTCGGTTACGACGAGCTGACGCCTGCGCATGTGTTCGAGGAGCCGGACACGGTGAATGCACCGCACGCCTTGTCGGCGTTTCCGTTGCTTGAACTGGGGTACTGA
- a CDS encoding ABC transporter substrate-binding protein produces MLKQTGRLALAAAVGLGLAAGAGAAKAQTPKSGGILNFVVGSKIPSYDGHQETTFGMIHPIRPFYSLIIRVNPNNPSDPTDFECDLCEGAVPEPTEGGTKYTFKLRKGVTFHDGTPFTSADAKATMDKIIFPPEGVPSARKAFFRAVESITTPDDHTIVFKLRFPTAVFIPALATPFNFVYSKKDLDAHGMEWHKSHVNGTGPFKFVQHQPGAFVEGVRNENYHFAGRPYLDGFKAIAAPKMAVRLQAIRGDRASIEFRGFPPKARDDLVKALGDKITVQESDWNCVLLATPNQEHKPFDDKRVRQALTLGIDRWGGSKYLSQIAIVKTVGGVMFPNHPLGATKEELVKLKGYGEDIEASRAEAKKLLADAGHSNLKVDFSNRGVDQPYKVVGTWLVDQWRKIGVEAAQRVQPSGPFYDTLRKKKDFDVSADFNCQSVINPVADMTKFLGSAGNNYANFEDPELEAIYAKIEKEGDAKTLRKLVRDYETRALSDEASGIITLWWYKINPYRSYVKGWKIAPSHYLAQHLDHIWLDK; encoded by the coding sequence ATGCTCAAACAAACTGGGAGACTCGCTCTCGCTGCTGCGGTAGGCCTCGGCCTTGCTGCAGGTGCGGGTGCAGCGAAGGCTCAGACGCCCAAGTCGGGTGGTATTCTGAACTTCGTGGTCGGCTCCAAAATTCCGTCATATGACGGTCACCAGGAGACGACTTTCGGCATGATTCACCCGATCCGGCCTTTCTACAGCCTGATCATTCGCGTGAATCCGAATAACCCGTCCGATCCGACGGACTTCGAATGCGATCTTTGCGAAGGTGCGGTTCCCGAACCCACCGAAGGCGGTACGAAGTACACCTTCAAACTTCGCAAGGGCGTGACGTTCCATGATGGTACGCCGTTCACCTCGGCTGACGCCAAGGCGACGATGGACAAGATCATCTTCCCGCCGGAAGGTGTTCCGTCCGCACGTAAGGCGTTCTTCCGTGCGGTTGAATCCATCACCACGCCTGACGATCACACGATCGTCTTCAAACTGAGGTTCCCGACGGCCGTGTTCATTCCGGCTCTCGCAACGCCGTTCAACTTCGTTTATTCGAAGAAGGACCTCGATGCGCATGGCATGGAATGGCACAAGTCGCACGTCAACGGCACGGGTCCGTTCAAGTTCGTGCAGCACCAGCCGGGTGCGTTCGTCGAAGGGGTTAGGAACGAGAACTACCACTTCGCGGGCCGTCCGTACCTTGATGGCTTCAAGGCAATTGCAGCACCTAAGATGGCTGTCCGCCTTCAGGCTATCCGTGGCGACCGCGCTTCCATTGAGTTCCGCGGCTTCCCGCCGAAGGCTCGTGACGACCTTGTAAAAGCGCTTGGTGACAAGATCACCGTTCAGGAAAGCGACTGGAACTGTGTTCTGCTCGCAACCCCGAACCAGGAGCACAAGCCGTTTGACGATAAACGTGTTCGTCAGGCACTGACGCTCGGTATCGATCGCTGGGGCGGGTCCAAATACCTGTCGCAGATCGCCATCGTGAAAACGGTTGGTGGTGTCATGTTCCCGAACCACCCGCTGGGCGCGACGAAAGAAGAACTGGTCAAGCTGAAAGGCTACGGCGAGGACATCGAAGCTTCGCGTGCTGAAGCCAAGAAACTCTTGGCGGATGCCGGTCATTCCAATCTGAAGGTCGATTTCTCGAACCGTGGTGTTGACCAGCCGTACAAAGTTGTTGGTACGTGGCTCGTTGACCAGTGGCGGAAAATCGGGGTCGAAGCCGCACAGCGGGTTCAGCCGTCCGGCCCGTTCTACGACACACTTCGTAAGAAAAAAGACTTCGACGTGTCTGCCGACTTTAACTGCCAGTCGGTCATCAACCCTGTTGCCGATATGACCAAGTTCCTTGGTTCCGCCGGTAACAACTATGCCAACTTCGAAGATCCGGAGCTGGAAGCGATCTACGCAAAGATCGAAAAAGAGGGTGATGCGAAGACACTTCGTAAGCTGGTTCGCGACTATGAAACCCGCGCACTCAGCGACGAAGCAAGCGGTATCATCACGCTGTGGTGGTACAAGATCAATCCGTACCGTTCCTATGTGAAGGGTTGGAAGATCGCACCGTCGCACTACTTGGCTCAGCATCTGGATCATATCTGGCTGGACAAGTAA
- a CDS encoding carboxymuconolactone decarboxylase family protein yields the protein MASEQFERGLKCRKEVLGEAYVEASLSKADDFNRDFQEMVTEYCWGGTWGRGVLSKRDRSILNLGMLAGLGKSHEFKLHYRGAITNGLSHEDLREILIQIAVYCGIPAGIEAYRLAREVNAELGIDVSNMDGGK from the coding sequence ATGGCATCGGAACAATTCGAGCGCGGACTGAAGTGCCGCAAGGAAGTTTTAGGCGAAGCGTATGTCGAGGCATCGTTGAGCAAGGCCGACGACTTCAATCGCGACTTTCAGGAGATGGTTACGGAGTATTGCTGGGGCGGCACCTGGGGCCGCGGCGTACTTTCCAAGCGCGACCGCTCTATTCTCAACCTCGGTATGCTGGCCGGCCTCGGCAAAAGCCATGAGTTCAAACTGCATTACCGCGGCGCCATCACCAACGGCCTTTCGCATGAAGACCTGCGCGAAATCCTGATCCAGATCGCCGTCTACTGCGGCATCCCGGCCGGCATCGAAGCCTACCGCCTGGCACGCGAAGTCAACGCCGAGCTCGGCATCGATGTCTCCAACATGGACGGAGGGAAATAA
- a CDS encoding M81 family metallopeptidase, whose protein sequence is MTKRVAVLGFMLESNRFSPVTTEADYRKRCYMQGDEITRELASAAPRLPSEVVGFVSEMNALGQDWELVPIVVADAEPGGSIDQEFFWATLKLMEGYLRAAGKLDGVYVVSHGAMRATEEYDPDARVYEMVRDVVGHEVPLIATLDLHANVSEPMATLTDVLVAYLTNPHVDQRERAAEAAHIMVEMWGGMTPHQHFIKVPIAAPTVTLLTAEGPYADLIDYGQTKAGGDILNVSVTAGFIYSDSPKCGMSVLVTSRNDPAPARHLAEDIAERAWASRERFRKELTPLGRASELAAALGRDPSLAACIMADVADNPGGGGSGNTTFIAHAFTEAGVDGAFIGLMIDPAVAAQAHEAGEGAHLNVTFNADPRTEFDAPLSLDVTVEKLTDGSFTGRRGLLKGRAIELGPCALLKCGGVLIGVASNRKQCADPTMIEQFGLDIADLRTVVVKSRGHFRAGFDEYFPPENVLEIDCPGLTSPVLKNFNWADLVRPVYPLDEEATWDGPPS, encoded by the coding sequence ATGACAAAACGCGTCGCTGTTCTGGGTTTCATGTTGGAAAGCAACCGCTTCTCGCCGGTCACGACGGAAGCCGATTACCGCAAGCGCTGTTATATGCAGGGTGACGAGATCACCAGGGAGCTCGCCAGCGCGGCGCCGCGTCTGCCTTCCGAAGTGGTCGGTTTCGTTTCGGAAATGAACGCGCTCGGGCAGGACTGGGAACTTGTTCCCATCGTCGTCGCCGATGCCGAGCCGGGCGGCTCCATCGATCAGGAATTCTTCTGGGCGACGCTGAAGCTGATGGAAGGCTATCTGCGCGCGGCCGGAAAACTGGACGGGGTTTATGTGGTCAGCCACGGTGCCATGCGCGCGACGGAAGAATACGACCCCGACGCCCGTGTCTACGAGATGGTCCGCGACGTCGTCGGCCACGAAGTGCCGCTGATCGCGACGCTCGATCTGCATGCCAATGTGTCCGAGCCGATGGCGACGCTGACCGACGTCCTGGTGGCCTACCTGACAAACCCGCATGTCGATCAGCGCGAACGTGCCGCCGAGGCCGCGCACATCATGGTCGAAATGTGGGGCGGCATGACGCCGCACCAGCACTTCATCAAGGTGCCGATCGCGGCGCCGACGGTGACGCTGCTGACCGCCGAAGGGCCTTATGCGGACCTGATCGACTATGGCCAGACGAAGGCCGGCGGCGATATTCTCAATGTCTCGGTGACGGCCGGGTTCATTTATTCCGACAGTCCGAAGTGCGGTATGTCGGTCCTCGTCACGTCGAGAAACGATCCGGCGCCGGCCAGGCACCTGGCCGAAGACATTGCCGAACGCGCCTGGGCGTCGCGGGAACGCTTCCGCAAGGAACTGACGCCGCTCGGCCGCGCCAGCGAACTTGCAGCAGCGCTCGGCCGCGACCCGTCGCTGGCCGCCTGCATCATGGCCGACGTCGCCGACAATCCGGGCGGCGGCGGCAGCGGCAATACGACCTTTATCGCCCATGCCTTTACCGAGGCCGGCGTCGACGGTGCGTTCATCGGCCTGATGATCGACCCGGCCGTCGCCGCCCAGGCGCACGAAGCGGGCGAGGGGGCGCATCTGAACGTCACCTTCAATGCCGACCCGCGTACTGAATTCGACGCGCCGCTCAGCCTCGACGTCACGGTCGAGAAACTGACCGACGGTTCGTTCACCGGCCGCCGCGGGCTGCTCAAGGGGCGCGCCATCGAGCTTGGCCCCTGCGCGCTGCTGAAATGCGGCGGCGTGCTGATCGGCGTGGCGTCGAACCGCAAGCAATGCGCGGACCCGACGATGATCGAACAGTTCGGTCTCGATATCGCTGATCTGCGGACCGTCGTCGTCAAGTCGCGCGGTCACTTTCGGGCCGGGTTCGACGAGTATTTCCCGCCCGAAAACGTGCTCGAGATCGATTGCCCGGGATTGACGTCGCCGGTGTTGAAGAATTTCAACTGGGCCGATCTGGTGCGTCCGGTGTATCCACTCGATGAGGAAGCGACATGGGACGGTCCACCGTCGTAA